The Rhodobacter sp. CZR27 genome includes a window with the following:
- a CDS encoding radical SAM/SPASM domain-containing protein: protein MRAISIIVKVTNGCNLQCSYCYNRFNTNAKILAPEVLERVISQAAASFDHVKFIWHGGEPLLAGLDFYKRAKALQEARARPGLTMRNNIQTNGTLVDRPWAEWCRDNGFGLGLSIDGPVGITGESRAAKRGNSFDAIIAGMEVIKSVMGGVGAICVVHKLNARRGRDVYDFFRRQGVDSVVLLPIMNDPKFPELDLCDADYFAFHKDFFDAWIEDDDPIEEVVPFRQIVNALRGDQPTLCSYSGGCFRDFVSIEHDGAVYPCSAFYTEDYRLGNILTDDLADLLRSARLEAMRAEMRRSLQELCSDCRYLGVCQGGCREAVNTANNSIYGRDPQCEGRKQVFDYVEAKLKQQLGETLARKARYPRPGERSWDLVFPTHGQPGPA from the coding sequence ATGCGCGCGATCTCGATCATCGTCAAGGTCACCAACGGCTGCAACCTGCAGTGCTCCTATTGCTACAACCGCTTCAACACCAATGCGAAGATCCTCGCACCAGAGGTGCTGGAGCGGGTGATCTCGCAGGCGGCGGCGAGTTTCGATCATGTGAAGTTCATCTGGCACGGTGGCGAGCCGCTCCTCGCGGGTCTGGATTTCTACAAGCGCGCCAAGGCACTTCAGGAGGCCCGTGCGCGCCCCGGCCTGACCATGCGCAACAACATCCAGACCAATGGCACGCTCGTTGATCGCCCGTGGGCCGAGTGGTGCCGCGACAACGGCTTCGGGCTCGGGCTCAGCATCGACGGGCCTGTGGGGATCACCGGCGAGTCGCGTGCGGCCAAGCGTGGCAATTCCTTCGACGCGATCATTGCCGGGATGGAGGTGATCAAGTCGGTGATGGGCGGCGTCGGCGCGATCTGCGTGGTCCACAAGCTCAACGCCAGGCGCGGGCGCGATGTCTACGACTTCTTCAGGCGGCAGGGCGTCGACAGCGTTGTGCTGCTGCCGATCATGAACGACCCGAAGTTCCCCGAACTCGATCTTTGCGACGCCGATTACTTCGCCTTCCACAAGGATTTCTTCGACGCCTGGATCGAGGACGACGACCCGATCGAGGAGGTCGTGCCGTTCCGCCAGATCGTCAATGCGCTGCGGGGCGATCAGCCGACGCTGTGCTCCTACAGCGGCGGATGCTTCCGCGATTTCGTCTCGATCGAGCATGACGGCGCGGTCTATCCCTGCTCCGCCTTCTACACCGAGGACTATCGGCTCGGGAACATCCTGACCGACGATCTTGCGGATCTCCTCCGCTCGGCAAGGCTCGAGGCGATGCGTGCCGAGATGAGGCGCTCTCTGCAGGAACTTTGCAGCGATTGCCGCTATCTCGGGGTCTGCCAGGGCGGCTGCCGCGAGGCGGTGAACACCGCGAATAACTCGATCTACGGGCGGGACCCGCAATGCGAGGGTCGCAAGCAGGTCTTTGACTATGTCGAGGCGAAGCTGAAGCAACAACTCGGCGAGACCCTGGCCCGGAAGGCTCGCTACCCGCGCCCTGGCGAGCGCAGCTGGGACTTGGTCTTCCCGACGCATGGACAGCCGGGACCGGCCTGA
- a CDS encoding transposase, with protein MREQRIDRRRSVNRSGKRRMAVVLRQRGGRTLTRTLPQEAQGVDVARESIEPGSVVCAHEIAHWDLLDPDVDMRRINHSEACSRGGAHTNLAESYFSRLRRMIGGQHLRVEGRFLDDFATAAWLEDHRSESNGPWRIVRSKGPWPRRSAWPGRVKPWT; from the coding sequence CTGCGCGAGCAGCGGATCGACCGGCGGCGATCGGTCAACCGCAGCGGCAAGCGCCGCATGGCGGTCGTCTTGCGTCAGCGCGGCGGCCGGACACTGACGCGAACGCTCCCTCAGGAGGCCCAGGGCGTGGACGTCGCCCGAGAGAGTATCGAGCCCGGAAGTGTCGTCTGCGCCCACGAGATTGCCCATTGGGACCTGCTCGATCCCGACGTCGACATGCGCCGGATCAACCATTCTGAGGCCTGCAGCCGCGGCGGCGCGCACACCAATCTTGCCGAGAGCTACTTCTCGCGGCTCAGGCGCATGATCGGTGGACAGCATCTCCGGGTCGAGGGACGCTTTCTCGACGATTTTGCCACCGCCGCCTGGCTCGAGGACCACCGGTCCGAAAGCAACGGACCCTGGCGGATCGTCCGATCGAAGGGGCCTTGGCCGCGCCGGTCAGCCTGGCCTGGAAGGGTCAAACCATGGACTTGA